TTTTGCCGTAACCTTTGAATTATCTGTTACGTAAAGTTTTATATCAGCAGGTCTGTTTTCTAAAACCTTGTCAATCGGAATAGTTTTTCCTGTAACTTCTTGACAAATTTTAGTAAGCTCTTGTAAAGAAGTGCTCACTTCTACACCACCACCTACGTTATAAGTTTCACCGTTGACTTCGTCAAGATGATGCATTTGCCAATCTATCAATCTGTAAAGGTCTTTTACGTGCAGCATGTCGCGGGTTTGCTTTCCACTACCTTCATAACCAATGAAAGACAATTTCTTATCAAAGTAATGCTTCGCAATCCAAAGTACCATGACCCCTTGGTCTACTTTCCCCATTTGCCATGGACCTGTCAAAACGCCACATCTATTTGTGATAGTTTTTAGCCCGTAAAATTCATTGTATTCTTGAATGATGAGCTCAGATGAAAGTTTGGTAGTACCGTATAAAGAACGAGCTCCTTCTAATGGGAAGTTTTCAGCAATTCCTTTTTCGGAGACACCTGTTACATTTTGAGAGTTTGACAAAGCAAAACGAGTAGCTTCTTCTTCAAAATTTAACGTTTCAATAGTCTTTATAGGGTAAACTCGGCTAGTTGATAGAAAAATGAAAGCAGCCTTTGATTTAACTGCATAGTTAAGGCAATTAACCGTTCCAAAAAGATTGGTGTTCATCAAGTAATCTGGCGTGCCACCATTTAAGCCAGCCAAAACTGATGGTTCTGCAGACGCTTCCAAAACGAAATCTACGTCAGGTAGTGCATCGAAGTCTTCTTTGTTTCTGATGTCTCCATGAACAAACTCAATACCTGCCTTACTTAGTCTAGAAACATTAAGCTCAGAACCTTTTCTTCTTAAATTATCTAAGCAAATTATATGATAAGTAGGGTAGTTGCTCTTTAATTCTAAGGCTAAAGAAGAGCCTACAAATCCGGCTCCGCCGGTAATAAGGATTTTCATAGAGTTTGTTTGATTTGAAAACAAAAATACAAGATTGTTTTAAATGATTTTAATGGGATTGGTTTCTTAGTCTTCCCAAGGTATTTCTGTCAATGGAATATTTTCAACCGGCTTAATTACCATAGGTACATGTTCTATCTTAACAGCAGAAGAATCTAAACCAAACCACTTTTCCTCAGACGTTGTATATTGTTTGATGAAGAAATAGGCTTTCATTACTAAGTTTTCCCAAAATGGTAAATCATTATTATAGGATAAGAATTTCTTCAAAACCACAAAACGGAAATCACCGATTACATTATGCTTGTTTAACGATTCATATCTACTTCTAATGTCTACTTGGGCATTTTTTACCATTTCTTCTAGCACATGCCTAAAGTACAAATTGATTTTGTGAGGTACTCTAAAGCCAAGGCGGAAGGTCACTTTATATACATCATCCTGAGCACATTGTTTCACTTTATACTCTAGGGTGTTTGGCTCATCGGTGGTATCTACGTGCACAAACCAATAGACATCAGCTCTTTTTGGTCGTTTTTGGAAAATAGAATAAACAATTTTTGACTCAATCTCACTCTCACGTGAAGCATTGGTCATGAAAACTAGGTGCGTGGTGTATTTAGGGACAGTTATATCTTTTGATAACTCTTTTAATGAGTCCAAGTATTTATCAAGCTTATAATACTCTGTCAGGCGAAGTTTAATTTCATTGGCTTTAAGCCAGATATACATAACAGCACCCAGTACTCCACTTATTAAAATTGACACCCATCCACCATGAGGAAATTTCTCCAGATTGGCATATAAGAAGGCGGATTCAAGTGATAAGAATACGAAGAGAAATATGAATACAAAATATTTTTTGGAACGGTGCGTGTACAAGAAATAGCTCATCATGATGGTGTCCATGAGCATGGTAATGGTAATGGAAAGTCCGTATGCGGCTTCCATATTCTCTGAACGCTTGAAGTATAATACTACCGCTATGCAGCCTAGGTATAATAAGATGTTAGTACTAGGGATGTACAGTTGACCTCTTTCGTTAGAAGGGTAATGTATTTTTACTTTTGGCCAGAAATTTAAACGAATGGCTGCTGAAATTAAACTGAAAGAACCACTTATCATGGCTTGACTCGCAATGATAGTAGCTAAAGTAGCTATACAAATGCCGGGTAATAGAAACCACTCAGGCATCAATTGGAAAAATGGCTTACGGTCTCCAAGTTTTTCGCCAACATGAAGTAATAACCAGGCAGACTGCCCAAAGTAATTAAGCAACAGGCATATTTTTACATAAACCCAGCTTATTCTGATGTTTCCTCTTCCACAGTGACCAAGGTCAGAATAAAGGGCTTCTGCCCCTGTAGTACATAAAAATACAGCTCCTAATAACCAGAAACCGCCAGGATACCTTACTAAGAGATTAAATGCATAGTATGGGTTAATGGCTTTTAATACTTCCGGAAATTGTACAATGGCTATTCCTCCAAGTATTGCTAAAGTAGTAAACCATACAGCCATTACTGGACCGAATGCGTAGCCAACCACCTTGGTGCCAAATATTTGAATTAAGAAAAGAAGGGTTAAAATAGCTATTACAATAGGGATTGTTTGAATGTCTGGATATAAAATCTCTAGACCTTCTACGGCAGATGATACCGAAATAGGGGGAGCAATAATACCATCGGCGAGTAAGGCCGCACCACCAATCATGGTAGGAACAGTCAGCCATTTGGCATGTCGTCTTACTAGTGCATAAAGTGCTAGTGTACCTCCTTCGCCATTATTGTCCGCTTTGAGAATTAGGATGACATATTTGACAGTTGTAATTAATGTCAAAGTCCAGAAGACACAAGAAACACCACCAAGAACGAGCTCCTCCGAGATAGGGCTGTCTCCTACAATGGCCTTCATTACGTATAATGGAGAGGTTCCGATATCCCCATAAATGATTCCCATTGCTACCAAAAGTCCAGCAGCGGAGATTTTATCTAGATTACTTTTGTTCTCCATTAAATTCGTAGGATGTCCATATTATGCATTAAGCCGCATAAATGTCTAAAAAATTGTTCGGAATGATAAATTTTTGTTAAAATTCTACAATTAAAACATGGATAAATTCCTAGCTTATTTTCAGTAATTTGCATGAAACGAACGCATCAACAAATAAAATGAATTACGAAAACTTACTTGTAGAAACAAAGGAGGGGGTTTGCACCATAATCCTTAATAGACCACCAGTCTTCAATGCTTTAAATGGAGGTATTTTAAAAGAGCTGGCTACTGTGGTTAATCTTGCTAAAGTGGATAAGGATATTAGGGTTTTACTTTTGACAGGTTCTGGAGATAAGGCTTTTTGCTCTGGAGCTGATTTAAAAGAAGGAGCTATGAAAGCAGGTAAACCTCTTGGCGAGACACTCAAAGAGAATTACGAGCCGGCTATTTTTGCTATTAGGAATTGTCCTAAACCCGTGATTTGTAAACTTAATGGTGTGGCTGCTGGGGCAGGAATGTCTTTGGCTATTGCCTGTGATTTGATAATTGCAGACGAGAACACTTATATGTCTGAATTGTTTGTGGGCATTGGTCTTATGCCAGATGCCGGCTCTATGTTCTTTTTGCCACGAATAGTGGGCATGCAAAGAGCTTTTGAACTGTTTAGCACTGGTCGGAAAATCTTTATGAAAGAGGCTTTAGAGCTAGGCTTGGTAAGTAAGGCGGTGCCAACCGAGGCATTAGATAATGAAGTGAATAAACTTTTAGCCTACTATAAGAATGCACCAACTTTTGCCATTGGTCAAATGAAGAAGGTATTGAACGTAAGTTATGGCTTAAAACTTTCTGAAGTAATGGACTTAGAAGCCCATGGACAAACGAAATGCGGAGTCAGTGCAGACTTTGCCGAAGGTGTAACTTCATTTTTAGGGAAAAGGAAACCGAATTTTAAGGGAGAATAGCTTATGCTGACTATCTAAATTACTTGAGAAGAGCTAATGTAGTTAAGAAATAATACTTAGCTCTTCTTGTTATTCATGATGCTTATGGCTTCTACTTTTGAGTTTATTTCCAATTTTCGGTAACAACTTTTTAAATGACTTTTTACGGTGTTTGGGCTAATAAGAAAGGAGCTACTTATCTCACTGTACGAAAACCCATTACAGTATGCCGCAAAAATATCATATTCCCTTGGACTAAGATTGTCTAATGAGCTATTGTGCTTATCCACTATAATTCGTTTGGCTGGCGGCAAGACTAATTCACTGTCGTCGTTCTCGTCGCTATTTTGGTTTTCAAAAACCTCCGTTAGTAATAGCCAAAACATGTAAATTAATTGAATCGTGATGCCGAATAATAAGTGTTTTGGTTTCAGAAATGCAGAAGGGAAATCAGAAGGGCTTAGTAGGAATTTGCCTATCAATGAAATGAGGAAAAGAAGTCCGAACGAAGTCTGAAATTTAAAAAAGTTTAGGTTTTTACGAGAGCTTAAAATAAGCCATGCAAGTGATGGTATTCCTAATAGACCCAGGAATACCCAAAAAATCCCTTGAACTACTTTAAAGTGCTTAACTATTAAGTCAACTTGCCATAGGCTAGCAATAGTTACCAATGCCAAATAGCCGATAGACAGCCTGAGAAAGATTGTGAAAATTTTCTGAAATATTTGATAATCTCTGGTCTGTAAGACCGTCACTGCTTTTGTTATAATCAAATAGACCACTAATGGGATGCTTTGCAATATGAAAAAGTAGATGCTATGGTAAGGGCTGCCGTCTAAACTTGGGATAAGCACAAAAGCATACCCCGATCGCCAGATATAGAGCATAAGTATACTCATAAACCAAAAACTGCAGAGTATGTAGGGTTTTATTTTTGACAATACTGAGAGAACGAGATAGATTAAAAGAAGTCCGGTAAGTAAGCCAATTAATAAAATCTCTTCATGATCAATAGGTAAATGGCTTATTTGGTCATATCCGCTTCCTTGCGGTTGTAAACTTAAACCCGAACTCAAATCATTGGCTAAAAAGGCTGTTATGGCAGTAACACCATTAAATGCAGAATTGCTATTTACTGACTCACAAAAGTGTTTTATAACGTCAATATGAACTACCTCCGTAAGATGAAAAATACCACTCTTTTCTACTTTTAGACCTCCAGCAATTGCCTTAAAACTCAATAGAACAAGGCAAACAAAGATGTACTGTTTTCGCATAAATGATTTTGTACTTCAAAAAGACGACAATGGTCTTTCTAGCCTTTTATTGATTTTGACCGACTTAATTCTCCTGACAATAGAACAAATATACCAAAATCACCCAAATGGGTGATACGTTTCACCCATTTGGGTGAGGTGCTCATCGGTCTTTAAAAGCTTTATTTGCAAGTACTGCTTGGCTAAATCCACACGTGTTAAATTTTCTCTCTTTAGTATAGCTCAAAGACATTACAAAAACTTAACAATATTGTCATGAAAAGAATCTTACTATGTTTTACACTTTTAACTTTTGGGTTCACTGGAACTAATGCCCAGTCTTTTGAAATAAATCCTCATACAGGAACTTTGAATTCATCTTCGCCCAATTTATATTTAAGGGGTAATTCAACGCCTTTGATTAGAGGCCTACGTTCTAATGGTATCTTATCTTCTCCAACCGCAGTCCAAGTTGGACAGAGTCTTATAGAGATTTCTGGTTCTGGATATGTATCATCAGCTACATACATCGGAAGTGTTGCAATAAGAATGTCTGCTACCGAAAATTGGGCTGCTTCTAAATATGGTTCAAAAATCGGATTTTTTACATCTGAAAATGGGATGGGTGGTATTTATGAACGACTGTCCATATCAGACAAAGGCTATCTTGGATTAAATAATACAGACCCTGGCGTTCCTTTTCATATCAACCACTCCAATATCACATCCAATTCAAGCACCGGAGATGCAATAATTGGTTCATTAGGGGGGCAACATTTAAGTTTTGATGGAGACGA
This sequence is a window from Arcticibacterium luteifluviistationis. Protein-coding genes within it:
- a CDS encoding enoyl-CoA hydratase/isomerase family protein, whose protein sequence is MNYENLLVETKEGVCTIILNRPPVFNALNGGILKELATVVNLAKVDKDIRVLLLTGSGDKAFCSGADLKEGAMKAGKPLGETLKENYEPAIFAIRNCPKPVICKLNGVAAGAGMSLAIACDLIIADENTYMSELFVGIGLMPDAGSMFFLPRIVGMQRAFELFSTGRKIFMKEALELGLVSKAVPTEALDNEVNKLLAYYKNAPTFAIGQMKKVLNVSYGLKLSEVMDLEAHGQTKCGVSADFAEGVTSFLGKRKPNFKGE
- a CDS encoding NAD-dependent epimerase/dehydratase family protein; the encoded protein is MKILITGGAGFVGSSLALELKSNYPTYHIICLDNLRRKGSELNVSRLSKAGIEFVHGDIRNKEDFDALPDVDFVLEASAEPSVLAGLNGGTPDYLMNTNLFGTVNCLNYAVKSKAAFIFLSTSRVYPIKTIETLNFEEEATRFALSNSQNVTGVSEKGIAENFPLEGARSLYGTTKLSSELIIQEYNEFYGLKTITNRCGVLTGPWQMGKVDQGVMVLWIAKHYFDKKLSFIGYEGSGKQTRDMLHVKDLYRLIDWQMHHLDEVNGETYNVGGGVEVSTSLQELTKICQEVTGKTIPIDKVLENRPADIKLYVTDNSKVTAKTGWKPEIGIKQIVEEITEWIAANEDDLRPILS
- a CDS encoding LuxR C-terminal-related transcriptional regulator, producing the protein MRKQYIFVCLVLLSFKAIAGGLKVEKSGIFHLTEVVHIDVIKHFCESVNSNSAFNGVTAITAFLANDLSSGLSLQPQGSGYDQISHLPIDHEEILLIGLLTGLLLIYLVLSVLSKIKPYILCSFWFMSILMLYIWRSGYAFVLIPSLDGSPYHSIYFFILQSIPLVVYLIITKAVTVLQTRDYQIFQKIFTIFLRLSIGYLALVTIASLWQVDLIVKHFKVVQGIFWVFLGLLGIPSLAWLILSSRKNLNFFKFQTSFGLLFLISLIGKFLLSPSDFPSAFLKPKHLLFGITIQLIYMFWLLLTEVFENQNSDENDDSELVLPPAKRIIVDKHNSSLDNLSPREYDIFAAYCNGFSYSEISSSFLISPNTVKSHLKSCYRKLEINSKVEAISIMNNKKS
- a CDS encoding KUP/HAK/KT family potassium transporter yields the protein MENKSNLDKISAAGLLVAMGIIYGDIGTSPLYVMKAIVGDSPISEELVLGGVSCVFWTLTLITTVKYVILILKADNNGEGGTLALYALVRRHAKWLTVPTMIGGAALLADGIIAPPISVSSAVEGLEILYPDIQTIPIVIAILTLLFLIQIFGTKVVGYAFGPVMAVWFTTLAILGGIAIVQFPEVLKAINPYYAFNLLVRYPGGFWLLGAVFLCTTGAEALYSDLGHCGRGNIRISWVYVKICLLLNYFGQSAWLLLHVGEKLGDRKPFFQLMPEWFLLPGICIATLATIIASQAMISGSFSLISAAIRLNFWPKVKIHYPSNERGQLYIPSTNILLYLGCIAVVLYFKRSENMEAAYGLSITITMLMDTIMMSYFLYTHRSKKYFVFIFLFVFLSLESAFLYANLEKFPHGGWVSILISGVLGAVMYIWLKANEIKLRLTEYYKLDKYLDSLKELSKDITVPKYTTHLVFMTNASRESEIESKIVYSIFQKRPKRADVYWFVHVDTTDEPNTLEYKVKQCAQDDVYKVTFRLGFRVPHKINLYFRHVLEEMVKNAQVDIRSRYESLNKHNVIGDFRFVVLKKFLSYNNDLPFWENLVMKAYFFIKQYTTSEEKWFGLDSSAVKIEHVPMVIKPVENIPLTEIPWED